A region of the Pantoea alfalfae genome:
GCTGCTGCCGGTATCAGGCGTTACTTTTATTGGCGAACTGCCGGACACGCTGCAGTACACCACCCGCTTTGCCGGTGCCGTAGTACGCAGGTCAGCGCAGCCCGACGAGGCGGCGAAGCTGCTGCACTGGCTCGCCTCGCCTGAGGCGCAGCAGGCAGTGCACGCCAGCGGCCTGCACAGCGTAATGGCGTCAAAACCCGCTAACGTCGCTGATACTGTTCAATAATCAGATTCTCCAGTTCGCTGGCGATATGCGACAGCGTCCGGCCATTCTTGCGCAGCAGTCCCACGGTGCGTTTCACCTGCGGATCGGTTAACGGCACCGCCATCAGCAGGGCGTGATCGTAGCCTGGCATCGACATGGCGGGGACGGCAGCAATGCCCAGCCCCGCCTCAACCATCCCCAGCATGGTGGTCACGTGCCGGGTTTCGCAGATACAGGACTTCTCCGGCATAACCGCCTGCAACGCCAGATCCAGCAGGTTGCGATTGCCGGAGGTTTTATCCAGCCCAACCCACTCATACTGATAAAACGCCTGCCAGCTCAGACTCTTTTTGCCGGCTATCGGATGGTCACGCCGACAGGCCGCCACATAAGGATCGTCCATTAGCGGCTGGAAGTGCACATCCGGCTGTGACCGGCTGGAAAAACTGATGCCGAAATCGGCCTGACCGCCAATCACCGCGTCATAGACGTTGGCCGCACTGCTGTCGACCAGTTTGACTCGTACGCGGGGATAGCGCGCCTGAAACAGCCGGATGATGTTAGGCATAAAGTAGTAGGCAGCTGACGGCACACAGGCGACGGTGATCAGGCCGGTGCGGGCTAAGCTCACTTCACTGAGATCGGCCATCACCTCTTCAAAATCAGCCAGCAGCTTTTCCGAGCGCTGAGCAAACGCATGCCCCTTCAGCGTCAGCGTGACGCGGCGCGTGGTCCGCTCAAACAGTTTGATCCCCAGCCTAGTTTCCAGCTTGTCGATCCGGCGGCTCAGCGCGGACTGTGAGAGGCAGATCGATTCCGCCGCCAGACGAAAATTGCCAAACTCCACCAGCGCGCGAAACGCGTAGAGGTCATTGAGATCGAAATTAACCGGCATAAGTCCTTCTATCCGTGGTCTGTCAGTGCTAGCAATTAACATTGAGGAAACGTAACAATAACATCATTGTTCTCACTGATCTCATTGCCACCTGCTGCTGACGGTAAAACCTTAATGGGACGTCTCCACCTCATGCAGAAATCGACCCGGATAATCGGGTTGGATCGCGTGCTGGCTGCTGTAGCGGCCAAACAGCTTATAGCGGTTTAACGCTATGCGGTCGTAGGCAAAATTACTGATCGCGTCGGGAAAGTGGCGCAGCACCGCCAGCCCGCGCCACGGGGCAGGCAAATGCTGCATCACGCGGAACACCGCCTGCGCCCGCAGCCAGTGTTGATTACCGTCAATGTAGACAATGGTGCTGATGTTATCTTCCGGCATACCGGCCCAGCGCAACAGCGCTTTGCCCTGCTCGCTCTGTACTGAGGCAAAACGGACCTGCCGCGCCAGATGGTGACGCAGCAGAAACTGAACCCAGCCGTTACATAGTTTACAGACGCCGTCATAGAGCACGGCGCTTTCACCGGTTTGCAGATACGGGGGTAACGACATCCTGCAACTCCTCACTCATCTGATGATGAGCTGAAGTGTAGCGGGTTCTGGTCAGTTGCTGGTGCAGCCAGCGGATAACGGCCGCAAGATCCTGAGCGCAGGCATCCACTTCACACACCGGCCCCAACGCCATCGGACTGGCCTGGTGCGCCAGCTGGCGCAGCTCCGGCAGATACTCAGCCCCCGGATGACCTGGCAGCCGCTGCGACAGTCGCGCCTGATAGCGCGCCACCGCCACCTCCGGCTCAATCCTGAGCCACAGTTCGAGCGCCTCATCGACACCCGCCTGTTTCAGTCCCTGCTCCAGCAGCGCGCGCGGCTGAAAACCAAACCAGGCATCAATCAGCCAGATCTGACTGGCGGGTGCCTGGTCGACGATGTTCCAGATCGCCTGATAAGCCGCGCAGCCCAGTTGCCGGTTGCGCTGGCGATCGACTGGGGAAAAAACCTGCATAAACGGCTCTTTCAGGCTGTCGAGTGTCAGCACCGGCCAGCCAAAATGTTGTGACAGCGCGTGCGTCAGGGTGCTTTTACCCGATGCCGGAATACCGTTAACCAGCACCACGCGTTTGAGGGGGGTATTTTGCGTCATAGAATGTCGATAACCTCCGCCACGCTGCTGGCCTGACGTAACCGGACCAGCGTCTCCTCATCCTCCAGCAGCGACACAATCGCGCGGATCCCCTCTTCGATATGCGCGTTGCTGTCGCGCGCGCCAAACATAATCACGATGTCCGCCTTGTCACTGCCTTCAAACGAGATCGGCTCATTCAGCAGAATCAGACTGAAACAGTCGCGGATCACCCCCGCTTCCGGTCGCGCATGGGGAATGGCGATCCCCTCCTCAAACACATAATAAGCGCCATGGGCCAGCGTATTGGCGATCACGGCATCAGGATAGGTGGCATCGAGATAACCGCCGCTGACCAGCGGTTCGGCAGCCAGCGCGATAACCTGACGCCAGTCCGTGGCGTCAATCCCAATCTGAATAGCGTTTGCCTCTTGCAATAACTGCTTAATCGTCATCAGCTCTCCTTAAATCGACTGGCGAACCACATTGCGTAATTCATCGATTTTGACAAACAGCGCATCAATTTCATTGCGGTAGCGACGGCTTTTCGCAAACAGGCTTAATGCACGATTATATTCCAGCATTAATTGTTTTTGCGTTTCGCCATCACGCGGATTAATCGCCAGCTGCTGCTCCAGTTGCGTTATTTTCTCGCGACTTAATTCCGCCAGATGATCCTGCTGCTGCTCGCTGGGTGGTTCCGCAGCCTGAGACTTTTTGAGGAATCCAAACATAGGCTCTCCTGCCCCGCATAATATTGGGGTGGCTAATATAAACTGAGAATAAAAGATCGTTAACGCATTAAGCCGGTGATGGCGGCACGTGTCATTACCGGAATAACTGCATTTTCTCTACCAGTACATTGGTTACTGCATCATTGGCCGGTACCAGGAAATTACGCACGCTGTCATTGACCTTGCCTTTTTCAAAGGTCGATTTGCACTGCGCTACCCACTGCACGTTCATTTCGGTGCCGACATTCACCTTCTCAATCCCGCTGCTGACCGCCAGCCGCATATCTTCATCGCTGACGCCGGTGCCGCCGTGCAGCACCAGTGGCGTATGCGTTGCCGCCGTAATATCCGCCAGTCGCTGATGCTGAATATGCGCTTTACCGGTGTAAAGGCCATGTACGGTGCCGATAGAGATCGCCAGCATATCGACGCCCGTCTCTTCGACGAAACGGCGAGCATCTTCCACGGGCGTGAACGCTATCGCCTCCATCTCTACGCATTTACCATCTTCCGACCCACCAATGGCACCCAACTCAGCCTCGACCGAAACATTGTGTGGCCGCGCCATATCGATGACCCGGCGGGTATTCGCAATATTCTCGTCAATGGGCAGATGGGAGCCGTCATACATGACAGAACTGAATCCGGCATCAATCGCTGTCTGAATCGCGGCTAAATCGGAACAGTGATCCAGATGCAGACAGGTCGGCACATTCATACTCTCTGACAGCGATTTAATCGCATCAACCAGCAGCTTGTGGCCAAGATATTTCGCCGTGCCTGTAGAGATCTGAATCATTAACGGACTGTTGGTTTTCTCTGCCGCTTTAAAATAGGCGGGCAGCATCTCCAGACAGTGAAGATTAAACGAACCGACCGCTTTAAAGTCACGCTGTTTGGCCAGCTGTAACAGATCGGCGAAGTTATAAAGTTTCATGGATTTTTTCCTCCTGAGGTTTGGTCGATTTGCCATTAACAAACCAGGCAAGCGCGGTAACAAAGGCAATAAACAGGGCGACGAACAGCCAGTTATTCTGGAAGGCATGGCCGAGCACCAGGCCGGTACTGATCACGTCGGAGTCACTGAAGGTGACGCCGGTAAAGCCGTAGCTCTCCAGCATCGGCACCAGGATGGCAGGCAGAATGGTGATAAAGAGTCCATGGACGAAGCCGCCGATCATTGCGCCGCGCCGTCCGCCCATGGCATTACCAAATACGCCGGCGGTGCCACCGGCAAAGAAGTTGGTCAGCAGGCCAGGCAGGATCATCGCCAGACCCAACATCGGGAAGACCAGCATGCCGACGATGGAACCAAGTGTGGTGGCAAGGAAGCCAACGATCACCGCGTTCGGGGCGTACGGAAACATCACCGGACAGTCCAGTGCCGGTTTCGCATCCGGCACGACGCGCATCGCGATACCCCGGAAGGCAGGCACCAGCTCGTTCAGCAGCAGACGGACACCGCTGTAGAGCACGAAGACCCCGGCCACGAACTGAATCGACTGCATAAAGGCGTACATCAGGTAGTTCATGCCGTTGCTGTACTGGGCAATGAAGGCCGGACCGGCTGCCACGGCGGGAATCAGGTACATCGGCACCATCACCAGCGCCATCGACAGATAGGTATCCTGCAGAAACTTAAAGTTATCGGGCAGCTTCAGGTCTTCGGTGGAGCGCGATCCTTTGCCAACCACTTTGGCGACCGCCGCCGTGACCAGATAACCGATGGTGCAGAAATGACCCAGGGCGACATCGTCAGAGTCGGTGATGCGCCGCACCACCGGCTGCGCCAGCGCGGGCATCACGACCGCCATGATTCCGCCAAAGATACCGCCGGTCAGGATCAGCGGTAGCCCGGTCAGCCCCGCTTTATAACCGATCACCGCGCCAATGGTCGCCATCCACAGCAACGCCTGGCCGGTCAGGAAGATGTATTTAAAGGGCGTCAGTCGCGCGACGATGATATTGACGATAAAGATCACCAGCAGCGTCAGCGCGACTTCAGACCCCAGCTCACGGTTAGCCAGCCCGGCAATGGCGGCCACATCGGTGATATAGCCGCGCATGCCAAAGCCATGGGTAAAAATAGTATTGAGGAACGTCAGGGTGCCTACAATAATATTGATACCCGCCATCATAATTAAAAAGCCGAGCAGGGTTTTAAAGGTGCCTTCCACCACCTTGCCTGCCGATTTTTTTTGCAGCAGCAGACCAATCAGGGCAATAAAGGCGATCAGAATCGACGCCTGCCCCAGCAGATCTTTTACCAGAAAGTCGATCACACTATTCATGGGCGGCGACCTTCTGATTGCGTTCTTTTAAAAAGGCCAGGATCTTCTGCTCAATTTCCGCTTTATCGGTGAGCCGGTTAAGAATTATGACCCGTTTAATCTGCTCCGGACTGGCGTCGGCGTTTAAAACATCGGCAAACGCTTTTTGCGTCAGGATCATATCTGACTTAAAGGCATTCGCTTCTGAAATGGTGGTGTGATCGATATCGGCCTCAATCTCCAGTTTTTTTAATACCGCTTTTGCGCTCATCTCAATCGCAAAACTGGAACCTAATCCACAACCACAGACACATAATATTTTCAGCATGGTTTTTCCTCACACTATATTGAGTTGTTTAGCGAGTTTGTAATGGTGCCCGTCAATATCGACCAGGCGTTTTTGCATGCTTATTAAATCAATCGGGATTGGTTTATTGCTGCCATTAATAATGACCGCTTTATTCCGCATGCCTGACTGAATACAACGCACCACTTCACTGGCTATAATGGTGCCCTGAAAGATCTCTTCGCAGGTGGGATCACCATTGCGCAGCCCGTAACCCATAATGGTTTTACGGATGCGCACGCCAATGAGAGGTTCAAGCTGTTTGATTAAGGTGTCGATCGCCCCCTGAAAACCGGGCGAATATTCACGGGTGTAGCCTTCCGAACAGAGGATGACTACGCTATTCTGCGCTGCCAGCCGCCCGGTGATGCGCTGCGCCAGTTGTGGCAGCGGGATCTGGCACTCCGGAATTAACGCAATATCTGCGTTAGATTTAATCGCGGATTGCAGCGTTAATTCGCCGCAATAGCCACCGAGCAACTCCAGCATAAAAACCCGGCCCGGTAAGGCGCGGCCGGTATTGCGCAGTTTCGCCACCTCTTTAAATACCTGCTCGCAGGCGGTGGAGAATCCCAGCGTGTAATCACTGCCGAAAACATCATTATCGATGGTCATGCCGACGCCGAAACAATTTACGCCATACGCCGACAGGGTATGGAGAAATTGCAGCGACCCGTCTCCACCCGCCATAATTAATATGTCAATCCGGGCACTTTTCAGCTGGCGTGCAATTAACTCATATTCGCTGCGCACCAGTTTCTTTTCAGTGCGTCCCGATTGCATAACCGGAATAGAGGCGATGGAAAAGTCGAGCAGATCGCGCTGGCTGATCTCACGATGATGATTTTGCAGCAGGCCGGGAATACCGCCATCAAATATCACCATCTCCGCCTGTGCCATACGCCCAATCTGGAAGACAAAATTATTAATGCCGGTCACGTCACCGCCACTGATCACCATTCCAATTCGCATCACCCTCACCTCGCTGGCTTACTCTGCTGAAGGTTATTCTTCCGGTTAGCGGGGTTGCTATTTGCAGAGGAGATCACAGTTACGCGCGGTTTTTCTCAGACAGGAATATTGACAGGGCAATTCACACTCCTTTATTTGTGATTTAACTCACACTATTCCTACTTATTGCGCTTAAGGCGAATCGATATAAATCATTGGGTTAGCGGATGACGGGGGTGAGCTGGCCAGAAAGCAGGAGGAGGTAAAATCGGTCATTCACGTGGCGTTGCAGATTTGTGACTTTCACCTCATTTTTCCCGGTTTCACAGAACAGAAACCGCAATTAAGATGCAAAAAGAAAATCTGCAAGCCGATTCAGCATCGCTGTTGCGAACAAGTCGTATTCTTCGGTATAACCTTTCTATGTAGACAGAACAGGTAGCCTGACGATAATGATTTTTAAGGAAAAACCTCCACGCTTTTTCTGAGGGGTGACTTTCTCTTCTGCGTCCGACGCTGCTATTCCGCACGGCAAAACCGACGTTCACCGTGACGACAAACCGGTTCTCTGTGACCCCATTTAACCTGGATCAGACGCATGGAAATAGCTATCCGTACCCCTCTCATTCACTCCCTGCCACTGAGTCAGCTCAGCGGCAGCAACGTCTGGCTGAAAATGGAGTCGGCGCAGCCGACCGGATCCTTTAAGCTCAGAAGCGCAGGCCATATCTGTCAGTACTACGCTGCACAGGGCGCTAAGGCGTTTGTCAGCTCCTCCGGCGGCAATGCGGGTATTGCTGTGGCGCACAGCGGCCGCAGGCTGGGGCTCCCGGTCACGGTGGTGGTACCTGAAACGACCCCGGCGCGCGCCAGACAGCTTATCGAACAGGAAGGTGCCAGGCTGATCGTACACGGCAGCGTCTGGAGTGAGGCCAACGCGTACGCGTTATCGCTGGCGTCGCAGGAACATATCTACATCCATCCGTTTGACAATCCGCTACTGTGGGACGGTATCAGTACGCTGGTCGATGAAGTGATTGATGAAGGGTTACGTCCCGATGCGGTAATCCTCTCCGTGGGCGGAGGCAGTCTGCTCTCCGGCATTGCCCAGGGTCTGGAAAAGCATCAGCTCAGCCATATCCCGATTTATGCGGTTGAAACTGAGGGAACCGCGTCGCTTAACGCTGCGCTGGAAGCCGGGGAGCGGGTCACGCTGGACCGGGTCAGCGGTATCGCCACTACGCTGGCAGCCAGTCAGGTGTGTGAAAATGCGTTTAACGTGGCACGCCGCGCAGATGTCAGGGGAAAGGTTGTGAGCGATGATGAAGCTGTGAATGCCTGTCGCCGCTTCCTGGACGATCATCGTGTTCTGACAGAGCCAGCCTGTGGCGTCTCATTATCGATGCTGTATGACGGGAAAATCGGCTTTAAATCGGATGATAACGTGCTGGTTATCGTCTGTGGCGGGGCGTCTGTCACGCTGGAGAGTCTGCAGAGCTGACGAATTAAAGGGAAAAACGATGGCGCAGCCAGAGGGGCTACGCCATCCGTTGATTACTTCGCGTAAGCTTCGGTAGACAGCGTCAGCGTAACGTCGTCGCTTACCGCAGGGACATATTTGTCCAGCTTGAAGTCAGAACGCTTGATGGTGCCGGTGGCGTCAAAACCAATCGCCTGCTTCTTGACCATCGGATGCTCGCCCTGCTTGTTCAGCGTCGCGTGCAGCGTAACCGGTTTGGTGATCCCTTTCAGGGTCAGGTTACCTTCAACGTCAAATTTATTGTCGCCCTTCGCCACCACTTTGGTGCTGTGGAAGGTCGCTGTCGGGTATTTGGCGGTGTCGAAGTATTCGGTACCTTTGAACTCTTTGGTCAGCGCCGCGACGTGGCTGTCGATTTTGCTGACTGGCAGGGTCACGTCAACGCGTGAGGCCTCCGGATGATCTTTATCGAACACCAGAGTACCGGTTGCGTCCGGGATATCCGCGGTAGGATTTGAGAAGCCAAAGTGGTTCCAGGCAACAATTACCGACGTATGCTCAGGGTTCAGCTGGTAGTGCATCGCCTCAGCCTGAGATAACGGAGCGTAGAGGGTAGCAGCGGCTAACAGGGGCAGTGCAATACGTTTGAAGTTCTTCACGGTCAATTCCTTATGCGGACAAAAGTGAATTGAGTGTGGTCCAGTTTTCCCGGAATAGACAGTGAAGAGATTTGTCGGTAATTTTCAAATAAATTCAGCAACCTTAAAACCGGTCACTACGTATTCCCGCCGGTAAACAGCACCCGCCAGCGGCGGCGATCCTGAATCAGCGTGCGGTGCAATTGCAGTAAATCTGCAAGGGTCAGCGCCGCAATCTGCGTCGCGTCCGGTTCTGCCAGGCCATTTTCACGGCGTAGCAGGGCCAGTGGCTGCTCAACCTGCTGGCTCAGCAGTCGCGCTTTCAGGGCCACAAGATCACATTCCGCCAGCGTCTCGTTCAGTGACCGCAGGAAGTTACGGCAGTAGCGCAGTAGTGACAGCGCACTGTAATCGGGCGACTGTAGCGCAAATAACACCCCCTCTTCATCAGCGCAGCGCATATAGCGGCTGCTGACCACGTAACCTATTGGCTGCTCAACGCGGTAGCGCTGGAAAAAACGTGGCTCGTAGATGAGCGCCAGTGCGCGCAATGCAGCCAGCTGTTCAGGACGCTGCAGCGGAATAAACAGCAGCAGCGCGTTGTCTGCACTGGCGTGTGGAAGGCGCGTCATGCCGGTCTGCGTGGTCATACGCTTGGGCGGCGTGTCCGGGTTAACCGGCAGCGACAGCGCGCTCAGCAGTCGGGCAATGCGTGAATGCAGCGCGGCGTTGCCGCCCTTCAGCGCCGCCCGCCAGCACCCTGGCGTAACATTGGCTGCCAGCTGATAAGGCAACTGTCGCAGCAACGCACGGATAGCGATGCTTTCGACAGGCGATGGCAGATTTGCCTCAACCGGCAATGCCAGGGCAGAAACAATCTGGCTCAGCGTCTGGTCAGTTACCGCCTCATCCTTTGTCAGGCGGAGCGTCAGTTGCCACACGCCCTCTGTTTCCTGCCAGCTGCCGTGCCCCCCCTGATGACGCAGCGCCGCAAATAGCGGACGCAACCGCCGGCCCAGCGTTTCTCCCGTCTCCGCAGTAAAGGTTGACCAGAACTCCGGTCGCAGGATAAGCGTTGCCTGCGGGTCATCTGACTGATGATGCGGCAATGCCACCGCCTGCGCGGGCAGCGGCGCAGGCGTCGCAGTGATGTCGGGCGGATAGAAGGTGAAACGGGCAGCGGGCAGCGTCTCATCCGGGGCTGGCTCACAGGCCGTCAGCGCCAGAGTGAAGCCCTGCGTGACGATGTGTTCCTTTGCCGGTTGTGACGTACAGCACAGCACGGTGCCAGACGCATGGGTGAGTTTCTTCAGCAACGGCTGCAGCGCAGGCAAGCTTTCATCAGGTGCGAAGCCGATAGCGCGCTGACGCAATTGCTCCAGTGGTGACAACGTCACAAAGTAGTGATGTGCAAGCTGATGATAGTGCTGATGTTGCTGATTATTCGTCTGGCGCAACGCATCGATGTAACCATTAACCAGATGATTTACCCTCGCAGGCTCGCTGGTTTCGATACCCAGCGCCAGCCAGCACGCATCTTCAGCCTGATAAATCCATTTCAGCTCCAGCGCCTCCGCC
Encoded here:
- a CDS encoding LysR family transcriptional regulator, with translation MPVNFDLNDLYAFRALVEFGNFRLAAESICLSQSALSRRIDKLETRLGIKLFERTTRRVTLTLKGHAFAQRSEKLLADFEEVMADLSEVSLARTGLITVACVPSAAYYFMPNIIRLFQARYPRVRVKLVDSSAANVYDAVIGGQADFGISFSSRSQPDVHFQPLMDDPYVAACRRDHPIAGKKSLSWQAFYQYEWVGLDKTSGNRNLLDLALQAVMPEKSCICETRHVTTMLGMVEAGLGIAAVPAMSMPGYDHALLMAVPLTDPQVKRTVGLLRKNGRTLSHIASELENLIIEQYQRR
- a CDS encoding thiol-disulfide oxidoreductase DCC family protein; this translates as MSLPPYLQTGESAVLYDGVCKLCNGWVQFLLRHHLARQVRFASVQSEQGKALLRWAGMPEDNISTIVYIDGNQHWLRAQAVFRVMQHLPAPWRGLAVLRHFPDAISNFAYDRIALNRYKLFGRYSSQHAIQPDYPGRFLHEVETSH
- a CDS encoding AAA family ATPase → MTQNTPLKRVVLVNGIPASGKSTLTHALSQHFGWPVLTLDSLKEPFMQVFSPVDRQRNRQLGCAAYQAIWNIVDQAPASQIWLIDAWFGFQPRALLEQGLKQAGVDEALELWLRIEPEVAVARYQARLSQRLPGHPGAEYLPELRQLAHQASPMALGPVCEVDACAQDLAAVIRWLHQQLTRTRYTSAHHQMSEELQDVVTPVSANR
- a CDS encoding PTS sugar transporter subunit IIA — encoded protein: MTIKQLLQEANAIQIGIDATDWRQVIALAAEPLVSGGYLDATYPDAVIANTLAHGAYYVFEEGIAIPHARPEAGVIRDCFSLILLNEPISFEGSDKADIVIMFGARDSNAHIEEGIRAIVSLLEDEETLVRLRQASSVAEVIDIL
- a CDS encoding class II fructose-bisphosphate aldolase; its protein translation is MKLYNFADLLQLAKQRDFKAVGSFNLHCLEMLPAYFKAAEKTNSPLMIQISTGTAKYLGHKLLVDAIKSLSESMNVPTCLHLDHCSDLAAIQTAIDAGFSSVMYDGSHLPIDENIANTRRVIDMARPHNVSVEAELGAIGGSEDGKCVEMEAIAFTPVEDARRFVEETGVDMLAISIGTVHGLYTGKAHIQHQRLADITAATHTPLVLHGGTGVSDEDMRLAVSSGIEKVNVGTEMNVQWVAQCKSTFEKGKVNDSVRNFLVPANDAVTNVLVEKMQLFR
- a CDS encoding PTS sugar transporter subunit IIC, whose translation is MNSVIDFLVKDLLGQASILIAFIALIGLLLQKKSAGKVVEGTFKTLLGFLIMMAGINIIVGTLTFLNTIFTHGFGMRGYITDVAAIAGLANRELGSEVALTLLVIFIVNIIVARLTPFKYIFLTGQALLWMATIGAVIGYKAGLTGLPLILTGGIFGGIMAVVMPALAQPVVRRITDSDDVALGHFCTIGYLVTAAVAKVVGKGSRSTEDLKLPDNFKFLQDTYLSMALVMVPMYLIPAVAAGPAFIAQYSNGMNYLMYAFMQSIQFVAGVFVLYSGVRLLLNELVPAFRGIAMRVVPDAKPALDCPVMFPYAPNAVIVGFLATTLGSIVGMLVFPMLGLAMILPGLLTNFFAGGTAGVFGNAMGGRRGAMIGGFVHGLFITILPAILVPMLESYGFTGVTFSDSDVISTGLVLGHAFQNNWLFVALFIAFVTALAWFVNGKSTKPQEEKIHETL
- a CDS encoding PTS sugar transporter subunit IIB, giving the protein MLKILCVCGCGLGSSFAIEMSAKAVLKKLEIEADIDHTTISEANAFKSDMILTQKAFADVLNADASPEQIKRVIILNRLTDKAEIEQKILAFLKERNQKVAAHE
- a CDS encoding 6-phosphofructokinase, which translates into the protein MRIGMVISGGDVTGINNFVFQIGRMAQAEMVIFDGGIPGLLQNHHREISQRDLLDFSIASIPVMQSGRTEKKLVRSEYELIARQLKSARIDILIMAGGDGSLQFLHTLSAYGVNCFGVGMTIDNDVFGSDYTLGFSTACEQVFKEVAKLRNTGRALPGRVFMLELLGGYCGELTLQSAIKSNADIALIPECQIPLPQLAQRITGRLAAQNSVVILCSEGYTREYSPGFQGAIDTLIKQLEPLIGVRIRKTIMGYGLRNGDPTCEEIFQGTIIASEVVRCIQSGMRNKAVIINGSNKPIPIDLISMQKRLVDIDGHHYKLAKQLNIV
- a CDS encoding pyridoxal-phosphate dependent enzyme; protein product: MEIAIRTPLIHSLPLSQLSGSNVWLKMESAQPTGSFKLRSAGHICQYYAAQGAKAFVSSSGGNAGIAVAHSGRRLGLPVTVVVPETTPARARQLIEQEGARLIVHGSVWSEANAYALSLASQEHIYIHPFDNPLLWDGISTLVDEVIDEGLRPDAVILSVGGGSLLSGIAQGLEKHQLSHIPIYAVETEGTASLNAALEAGERVTLDRVSGIATTLAASQVCENAFNVARRADVRGKVVSDDEAVNACRRFLDDHRVLTEPACGVSLSMLYDGKIGFKSDDNVLVIVCGGASVTLESLQS
- a CDS encoding YceI family protein, with translation MKNFKRIALPLLAAATLYAPLSQAEAMHYQLNPEHTSVIVAWNHFGFSNPTADIPDATGTLVFDKDHPEASRVDVTLPVSKIDSHVAALTKEFKGTEYFDTAKYPTATFHSTKVVAKGDNKFDVEGNLTLKGITKPVTLHATLNKQGEHPMVKKQAIGFDATGTIKRSDFKLDKYVPAVSDDVTLTLSTEAYAK
- the pqqF gene encoding pyrroloquinoline quinone biosynthesis protein PqqF, which codes for MTPRGLVINGLMVELVHQADASQAAALIQIGAGSHDEPDRWPGLAHLLEHLLFTGSTGWPDEGRLMSWIQTQGGRVNATTLARRSAYFFEATPSLLADGLARLQDMLVSPLLDNQAIAQEVAVIDAEYRLLQRHEPSRIEAALLHAAATPAEFQRFHIGSRASFGNELSALQRALRQFHQRYYVASNMRLWLQGPQSLDALEELARQFAAALPAGQWQQDLAPPQLNSDTGWQLAETAQAALWRTWLLDNSDGVTLWREFLLDEAPGSLLATLREQGLAEALELKWIYQAEDACWLALGIETSEPARVNHLVNGYIDALRQTNNQQHQHYHQLAHHYFVTLSPLEQLRQRAIGFAPDESLPALQPLLKKLTHASGTVLCCTSQPAKEHIVTQGFTLALTACEPAPDETLPAARFTFYPPDITATPAPLPAQAVALPHHQSDDPQATLILRPEFWSTFTAETGETLGRRLRPLFAALRHQGGHGSWQETEGVWQLTLRLTKDEAVTDQTLSQIVSALALPVEANLPSPVESIAIRALLRQLPYQLAANVTPGCWRAALKGGNAALHSRIARLLSALSLPVNPDTPPKRMTTQTGMTRLPHASADNALLLFIPLQRPEQLAALRALALIYEPRFFQRYRVEQPIGYVVSSRYMRCADEEGVLFALQSPDYSALSLLRYCRNFLRSLNETLAECDLVALKARLLSQQVEQPLALLRRENGLAEPDATQIAALTLADLLQLHRTLIQDRRRWRVLFTGGNT